The following proteins come from a genomic window of Micromonospora zamorensis:
- a CDS encoding Rieske (2Fe-2S) protein, with protein MSDDQALTGPGTQTRRTLLTGVGAVGAAVVLAACGSDDGGNGSGSDAPTSGGPAVPSTGDAGGGDRQGSQSLATTSDIPVGGGKVLATDGVVITQPSPGQFKGFSPICTHQNCPVTNVDGGTINCTCHGSKFSIEDGSVKAGPATKPLPPKNIKVTGDQISLA; from the coding sequence ATGAGTGACGATCAGGCGCTGACCGGTCCGGGTACGCAGACACGTCGTACCCTGCTCACCGGTGTCGGGGCGGTCGGCGCGGCCGTTGTCCTGGCTGCCTGCGGCAGCGACGACGGCGGCAACGGCAGCGGCAGTGACGCACCCACCAGTGGCGGCCCCGCCGTGCCCAGCACCGGTGACGCTGGCGGCGGCGACCGGCAGGGATCCCAGTCACTGGCCACCACCTCCGACATCCCGGTCGGTGGCGGCAAGGTCCTCGCCACCGACGGTGTGGTCATCACCCAGCCCTCCCCGGGCCAGTTCAAGGGCTTCAGCCCGATCTGCACCCACCAGAACTGCCCGGTCACGAACGTCGACGGCGGCACCATCAACTGCACCTGCCACGGCAGCAAGTTCTCGATCGAGGACGGCTCGGTGAAGGCCGGCCCGGCCACCAAGCCGCTGCCGCCGAAGAACATCAAGGTCACCGGCGACCAGATCTCGCTCGCCTGA